From Anopheles darlingi chromosome 2, idAnoDarlMG_H_01, whole genome shotgun sequence, the proteins below share one genomic window:
- the LOC125950609 gene encoding C-terminal-binding protein isoform X8 yields MMPKRSRLGDVRGPISNGPMQSRPLVALLDGRDCSIEMPILKDVATVAFCDAQSTSEIHEKVLNEAVGALMWHTIILTKEDLEKFKALRIIVRIGSGVDNIDVKAAGELGIAVCNVPGYGVEEVADTTMCLILNLYRRTYWLANMVREGKKFTGPEQVRDAAQGCARIRGDTLGLVGLGRIGSAVALRAKVFGFNVSFYDPYLPDGIEKSLGLNRVYTLQELLFHSDCVSLHCTLNEHNHHLINEFTIKQMRPGAFLVNTARGGLVDDEALAVALKQGRIRAAALDVHENEPYNVFQGALKDAPNLLCTPHAAFYSEAATTELREMAASEIRRAIIGNIPECLRNCVNKEYFLRSSTGGGAGGYSEE; encoded by the exons ATGATGCCGAAACGTTCCCGCCTGGGTGACGTCCGCGGACCCATCTCGAATGGGCCGATGCAGTCGCGACCGCTGGTGGCGCTGCTTGATGGGCGCGACTGCTCGATCGAGATGCCGATACTGAAGgatgtggccaccgttgcatTCTGCGACGCACAGAGCACCTCAGAGATTCACGAAAAA GTATTAAATGAAGCCGTTGGCGCACTTATGTGGCACACAATCATTCTGACGAAAGAGGATCTGGAAAAGTTCAAAGCACTCCGGATAATCGTCCGGATTGGCAGCGGAGTTGACAACATTGATGTGAAGGCGGCCGGCGAACTTGGCATTGCCGTATGCAACGTGCCGGGTTATGGCGTGGAAGAGGTTGCCGATACGACCATGTGCTTGATACTGAACCTATACCGAAGGACCTACTGGCTGGCGAACATGGTGCGGGAAGGCAAGAAATTTACCGGCCCTGAACAAGTGCGAGATGCAGCGCAG GGTTGCGCCAGAATACGCGGTGACACTCTCGGACTGGTCGGGCTGGGGCGCATCGGCAGTGCGGTGGCACTGAGAGCAAAAGTTTTTGGTTTCAACGTGAGCTTCTACGACCCCTACCTGCCGGACGGGATTGAGAAATCGCTCGGTCTCAACCGCGTCTACACCCTGCAGGAGCTGCTGTTCCACTCCGATTGCGTGTCTCTGCACTGTACATTAAATGAACATAATCATCACCTAATCAATGAATTCACGATTAAACAG atgAGACCAGGTGCATTTCTGGTGAATACGGCACGTGGTGGCCTAGTGGATGACGAGGCCCTGGCCGTCGCACTGAAACAGGGCCGAATCCGGGCGGCAGCCCTTGACGTTCATGAGAATGAGCCATACAATGTATTTCAG GGTGCACTAAAGGACGCCCCGAACCTACTATGTACGCCACATGCAGCCTTCTACAGCGAAGCGGCTACGACGGAGCTGCGCGAGATGGCGGCAAGTGAAATCCGGCGGGCAATCATTGGCAATATTCCGGAGTGTCTCCGGAACTGCGTAAACAAGGAGTACTTCCTGCGCTCGTcaacgggtggtggtgccggcggcTACTCCGAAG AATAA